The window GAAGACCCAGCTGATCCTGTGCCTTATTGGCCCAATCAGTATGGAACGTGTCCGCAATGGCATGGGGCCGGGTAATGACCACAGCTTGGGCAGCATCCACGGCCCGGACCTTCGTCACCAAGCCGGCCACGGCACCGCCGTCGAAGACTTCCCCCGTCACCCCTCCACCCAAGCCGGCCAACGCCGCCAGCGACGCGGCCAGCGTCTCGGAGGCCTCCGCGCGTTCAGCTTCAGGGTCCGGGTGCTGCGCAGTGAGCTCCCGGAATGCCTTGGCAATATCAAGCAACGACAGATTCTCCAAGAAATCCACCAGAAGGTGTCGTTCGGTGTTGGAGGGAACCAGAACAATAAGGGGAGCATCACCGCCGTCGAGAAGTTTGGCGATGTTAACGCGGTCGTCGGGGCCGAGGGGCTCTTCAGTCAGGATGACGATGGGATCACTCATGGCTACAGCGTAGTCCCGGAAAAGGGCAGTCCGCAGACTTTTGGGGTCTGAACCGCGCGTCAGGATTCCCGGGCTGGTGCGCCGCGCGGCCCACGCCTGCACCAGCCAGTGCCAGGGAGCAGCAACAATGGAACCATGGCATCGACTACCCCGCCAGCGAGCGACGCTGCAGACAGGAAACTCTCCCTCCGCACCAAATGGGCCATCGCCGGCTTCCTGGCAGGCGGCACCATCGCCGGTTTGGTGGGGGCAGGGTCCTCGGCGCTCGCCGTGTATTTTGCCCGCCGTGTCATTACCCCTGCCGCCAGGCACGAGGACCAGGAAGTCCTTGCTGTCATCCGCGGGGACAGGGGCCTTCAGGTGATATTGGCGGCCACCCCGGACAGCACCATTGACGGCGTATTCAGCCTGTTCTTCTCTGGCGGCAAAGGTCACGCCAGGATCGGCCGGATTGTGTCGTACTCGCCCGCCGAGCAGACGGTACTGCGCGAAGTTGAGGAAGTTTACAGCGGAGACCTCTCAGAGGCCCGCCGCGCATGGTGGAGCGGGGCAACCTACCCTGATCCTGCTGCGATCGGCCTGGCTGCCGAGGACGTGGACATCGCGGTCGACGGCGGGAAAGCGCCTGCTTGGTTGATCCGGGCCGAAGCTTCGGCGGCTTCACCGGTCTGCGCCATCATGGTCCATGGCCGCGGCGCTACGCGCCTGGAAGGGTTGCGGGCGGTCCGCACCGCACGCGAGCTGGGGATGGACAGCCTGCTGATCTCCTACCGCAATGATGGACTGGCACCCTCCGCGCCGGATGGGCGGTATGGCCTGGGATCCACGGAATGGCGCGACGTGGAGGCGGCGATTGAATACGCAGTGGACCACGGAGCCCAGGAGATTGTGCTGTTCGGCTGGTCCATGGGTGGTGCCATAAGCCTGCAAACAGCTGACCTGTCCAAGCACCGCCACCTTATCCGGGCATTGGTCTTGGATGCCCCGGTCATCAATTGGGTCAACGTGATGGCCCATCACGCTGAGATGAACAGAATTCCCTACAACGTGGGGCGTTACGGGCAGATGATGCTGAGCCATCCGCTGGGGCGCAGGCTGACCGGACTGTCCGCGCCTGTGGACCTGAAAGCTATGGACTGGGAAGCCCGCGCCGTTGAATTGCGGACACCTACCTTGCTGATCCACAGCGTGGACGACGACTACGTACCCTTCGGGCCCTCCGCCAGTCTGGCGGAAAAGAACCCTGAGATGGTCACGTTTGAACCCTTCGACGGCGCCCGGCACACCAAAGAGTGGAACGTCGATCCGGAACGTTGGGAGCGCCTCGTCCGCGCCTGGTTGCAGAGGCAACTGGCTCCGCGAAACAACCCGGGACAGACGGGCTCCGCCGCGGTGCAGGCTGGCTGAGCAGGACGGTTTAGCAGCCCGGCGCCGGGTGGTTCAAGGTCAGCCTTGACGCTTGTCGGTGGTGCCTATGGGAGCAGTGATGGCCTTGGTGAGCCGAATGAGGTCTGCCGGGGCCAGCTCAATATCCAGGCCGCGGCGGCCCCCTGAAACGAGGACGGTGCTGAAAGCCAAGGCGGACTCGTCAACCACCGTGGAAGAGGGCTGCCGCTGTCCCAGCGGCGATATGCCTCCCACAACATAACCAGTGCGTCGTTCCGCAGCCTTGGGGTCCGCCATGACTGCTTTCTTGGCCCCGAGGGCTGCAGCAACCGACTTCAGATCCAGGTTTCCGGATACCGGAACAATCGCCACTGCCAGGCGGCCTTCAACCTCCACCATGAGGGTCTTGAAAACCCGTTGGGGGTCGATGCCAAGGACTTCCGCTGCCTCCAGCCCGTAGCTGGCTGTCCCGGGATCATGGGCGTAGGGGTGCACCACGAAGGAAACGCCGGCCGCTGCAAGTGCTGCAGTTGCCGGCGTTCCCTGTGAAGCCATCTTTTTGGCCATCGCCGTGGTGTGCCCTTCGGTTTCCAACCAGTCAGCTTTCCAGCCGGGTGGCTGCTGCGACTTTCCGCTTGATCCGGCCAAGCATGGCCGTCATTCCCCGCATGCGCAGGGGAGTAATGGCCCGGGTCAGGCCCAGCAGCTCCGGCATGTCGTCAGGAACGGCAAGGATTTCCTCGGCCGTCAACCCATCCAAGCCCTCGTGCAATACCCCTGCGAAGCCCCGGGTTGTGGGTGCTTCCGGAGGAGCTTTGAAGTAGAGCCGGTAGGCGCGGGCGCCGCCGTCGGGATTTTTCTCAGACTCAATAGTCAGAAACAGCGGTGACTGGCACTCCACAACCTGTTCCAGCAGCTCAGGGTGGTCCTTCAGGCGCTCCGGAAGCTCCGGCAGGCCCTTCGAGAACTCGAGAAGGAGTTGCAGGCGGTCAGGCTCCGTCAGTGCTTGGAAGTCATCGACGATTTCCGCCAGGGCGGTGGGCAAAGTGTTGGTACTCATCACTTCCAGCTTACGCACAACAGCGGCCAATGCAGCTTGTGTGCCGGAACACTACGGACGCCATTCACGAGCGGACTGGTTGCGACTGCAGCTAGCTGCGGACCAGTGAAGCCGGAACGGAACCGCGATCAGCGCCCTTGACGATGGGAACCCGCACAGCGTTGCCCCACTCGGTCCATGAGCCGTCGTAGTTACGGACGGAGTCGAATCCCAACAAGTACTTCAGTGCGAACCAGGTGTGGCTGGAACGTTCGCCGATGCGGCAGTAGGCCACCACGTCAGCGCCGGGCTCCAATCCGGCCTCGCCCAGGTAGAGCGCCTCCAGCTCTTCGCGGCTCCGGTACGTGCCGTCTTCAGCTGCGGCGCGTGCCCACGGGATGGACGCGGCCGTAGGAATGTGGCCGCCGCGCAGTGCGCCCTCTTCCGGGTAGGCCGGCATGTGCGTGCGCTGTCCGGTGTACTCCTCAGGGGAGCGGACATCAATAAGGGGATTGCCCAGGTGGGCCAGGACGTCTTCCTTGAAGGCGCGGATCGGAGCATCGTTGCGCTCCACCTCCGGGTACTCGCCCACGGCGGGCCGGGAAACGTCGGTGGTCAGCTCGCGGCCTTCGGCGATCCACTTGTCGCGGCCGCCATCGAGGAGACGCACATCCTCGTGGCCGAACAACGTAAAGACCCACAGCGCGTAGGCAGCCCACCAGTTGGACTTGTCACCGTAGATGACCACGGTGCTGTCGCGGGAGATGCCCTTGGAGGCAGCGAGGGCGGCAAAGGCGGCGCCGTCCACGTAGTCGCGGGTGACCTCGTCATTCAGGTCAGTGTGCCAGTCGATCTTGACGGCGCCCGGGATGTGGCCTGTTTCGTAGAGGAGAACGTCTTCGTCGGACTCCACAACCACAAGCTTGCCGTCCGTGATGGCGCCGTCGGCAATGGCTGCCGCGAGCCACTCAGTGGACACAAGGCGTTCTGGGTTTGCATACGCTGCAAACTTTTCGTTCTGTTCAACTGGGTAGGACATGGTGATGGCCTTTCACTGACAACGGTCGGAGCCAGGCCGTAGAAAAGTAGTGCAGGTACCGGCCGGGCGTGCTCCAACACTAACCACGGGCGGCGAGGAATGCTTCCCTGCGGTCATACGGTGAAACATGGGCTTGGTCACGTGACGGTTTCCGGGGTGTCAGATGCCGGTATTCTTGCTGGGGACCTAAAACCGAAGGAACGGACCACCGTGGTAAAGATCGAACAACTGGCTGCCCGCACACCGGCAGTCTCTGTGGAGGAACTCCTCAAGGGTTTCTACCCGTCTCCGCGATTCGGAGAGGTATCGTTCGACAGCTACCGGCCCGACCCTTCGCAGCCGAGCCAGGCCAACGCCGTGAAGCTGCTGTCGGCTTTCGCCGATGGCGTCGGCTCTGACGATGGCGGCGGTCTTTTCAAGAAGTTGTTTGCCAAGAAGGCCCCGGCAACAAGGGCAGGAATCTACCTCGACGGCGGTTTCGGCGTGGGCAAGACCCACCTTCTGGCTTCTCTCTGGCACAGGTCGCCGGGGCCCAAGGCCTTCGGTACGTTCGTCGAATACACCAACCTCGTTGGTGCACTGTCCTTCCGCAAGACCGTGGAAGCCCTGAGCAGCTACAAGCTGGTGTGCATCGACGAGTTCGAACTTGATGATCCGGGTGACACCGTGCTCATGTCCAGGCTCATGCGTGAACTGGCCGACGCCGGCGTGAAGCTGGCAGCGACGTCCAATACCCTTCCCGGTTCGCTGGGGGAAGGGCGCTTCGCTGCCGTGGACTTCCAGCGCGAAATACAGGTCCTCGCGGACCAGTTCGACGTCGTCAGGATAGACGGCGAAGACTTCCGTCACCGAGGCTTGCCCGCGGCCCCCGCGCCGCTCAAGACCGAAGAGCTCAAGCACCGGATGCGTGCCGAGTTCGACGGGAAGACCGTAGCTGTTGATGATTTCCGCACCCTCGTCAACCACCTGGCCGCAGTCCACCCCAGCCGCTACCGGCAGCTCATTTCCGGCGTGGAGGCTGTGGTGTGGAGCGACGTTGAAACCATTACCGAGCAGGCTGTCGCGCTCCGCTTCGTGGTACTTGCGGACAGGCTCTACGACAAAGATGTGCCGATCCTGGCCAGTGGCGTACCCTTCGACAAGCTCTTCACCGATGAGATGATGACCGGCGGCTACACCAAGAAGTACTTCCGGGCTGTTTCCAGGTTGACGGCGTTGGCACGCGAGGCCCAAAACCACGAGCCCGCCTGAACTATGCGGCCCGCCTGATTCAGGGCTTCTGAAGGGGCTCGCGGCTCTTCAGCATCCAGCGAACCAGGATGCCACCGGCCAGAGCCCAGAAAGCAGCACCGACACCGGCGAAGCTCAAGCCTGATGCTGCCAGCAGGAAGGTAATGCAGGCGGGGATACGCTCCTCTGCCACCGCCAAGGCTGACGAGATTGACGACGCCAGGGTTCCCAGGAGGGCCAGCCCTGCCACCGCTTCAAGGAGCCCAGAAGGGGCCGCAGCCACTAACGTAACAAGCGCTGCTGAGAGCGCTGCTAGTACCAAGTACGCTAAGCCGGAGACGAATGCAGCGATCCATCGCCTGCTGTGATCCTTGCCTGCCTCCTCACCCGCGGCCAGCGCCGCACTGAGGGCGGCCAGATTGATTGCGTGGCCTCCGAACGGTGCCCCCACCATGGTTCCCGCCCCCGTGACCAGCATCGATGACCGCCACGGAGTGGTGTATCCGAAGGACTTAAGCACTGCGACCCCGGGAATGTTTTGCGAGGCCATGGTGACGATGAACAACGGCAGGGCCAGCCCTACCGCAGCCTCCACGGTAAATGTAGGTGTGGTCCACTCCAGCCTGGGCAGAAGGCCGTCACCGGGGACATGGACTCCGTTGGACACAATGTGGATGCCGATGGCGGCCAAAGCCACCAACAGTGACGCTGGGACGGACCAACGGGGTGCGAATTTCATCAGGACAACCCAGCACACCACCACGGGGGCAACAAACAAAGGTGCTGAGCCCAACGACTTGAAGGGTGCCAGGCACAGGGGGAGTAGGACACCGGCCAGCATCGCCTGCGCCAAGGCGGTGGGAATTGTCGCCATGAGACGTCCCAGAACAGGTAACAGGCCCGTCAGGACGATCAGGACCCCCACCATCAGGAAGGCCCCGACGGCGGCCGGCCAACCGCCGTCGACCATTCCGGCGGAGGCCAGGAGTGCAGCTCCAGGGGTGGACCACGCCAGCGTCACCGGCATCCTGGACCGCCACGCCAGCCAGAGGATTCCCAGGCCAAAAGTGAGGGTGAGCGCCAACAAGCCGCTGGATGCCTGCGCCTGGTTGGCGCCCACAGCCTGCAATCCGGCAAGGACTACGGCGAACGACGACGTGAAACCCACCAGCGCAGTGACAATCCCGGCCGTGATCGGAGGCCCCAGCGTCTCGCGGGTGGCACGGTTGCGGGTAGACGGGGAGGCGGAAGGCATAGGGTCCAAAATACCTGACCAGCGGGGGCTTCCTGCGACGGCGGGGAATCCGATGGGGTCGAAACCCCGTTAACGGGGGGGGATCCCGTTAAACGCCAAGGGCACCGGTGGCGCCTCGCGGCGGGACCGGTGCCCCCTTGACGTATCTGGTACGGCGGCTCAGGCAGCTACGGCTGCTTCGGCTCATCCGTGACGGGAGCCTGTGCAGGCTTGCCGTCGTTCTTGGCCACGAAGTCGGAAGCGGCGTTCTGGACTTTGTCGACGTGACCGGCGTACTTGCCGCCAGTCTTCTGGTCCACAAAATCCCCGGCTTTGTCGATGCCATTCTTGATGGCTTCTTCGTTGCCTTGAATGAGACCCTGAGCCTTGCCCTTCAGGTCGTCAATTAAACCCACGGGCACCTCCCTTCCATCGCGGAGCCAGTTCGCTCCTCCGCGTCAGACACTAACACCAGTTTTCCGAGGTGCCAAGAGGTCAGCGGACGCTTGTGGACAAACTATGCCAAGGGCTTACTTTCCACCTTGTGGCGCGGGCTGTTCGGGTTCATAAGGGAGTGTCGGCGACTGTAGGCAAAGTAGATG is drawn from Arthrobacter sp. 31Y and contains these coding sequences:
- the zapE gene encoding cell division protein ZapE, which produces MVKIEQLAARTPAVSVEELLKGFYPSPRFGEVSFDSYRPDPSQPSQANAVKLLSAFADGVGSDDGGGLFKKLFAKKAPATRAGIYLDGGFGVGKTHLLASLWHRSPGPKAFGTFVEYTNLVGALSFRKTVEALSSYKLVCIDEFELDDPGDTVLMSRLMRELADAGVKLAATSNTLPGSLGEGRFAAVDFQREIQVLADQFDVVRIDGEDFRHRGLPAAPAPLKTEELKHRMRAEFDGKTVAVDDFRTLVNHLAAVHPSRYRQLISGVEAVVWSDVETITEQAVALRFVVLADRLYDKDVPILASGVPFDKLFTDEMMTGGYTKKYFRAVSRLTALAREAQNHEPA
- the ybaK gene encoding Cys-tRNA(Pro) deacylase; this encodes MAKKMASQGTPATAALAAAGVSFVVHPYAHDPGTASYGLEAAEVLGIDPQRVFKTLMVEVEGRLAVAIVPVSGNLDLKSVAAALGAKKAVMADPKAAERRTGYVVGGISPLGQRQPSSTVVDESALAFSTVLVSGGRRGLDIELAPADLIRLTKAITAPIGTTDKRQG
- a CDS encoding SufE family protein; protein product: MSTNTLPTALAEIVDDFQALTEPDRLQLLLEFSKGLPELPERLKDHPELLEQVVECQSPLFLTIESEKNPDGGARAYRLYFKAPPEAPTTRGFAGVLHEGLDGLTAEEILAVPDDMPELLGLTRAITPLRMRGMTAMLGRIKRKVAAATRLES
- a CDS encoding alpha/beta hydrolase family protein — protein: MASTTPPASDAADRKLSLRTKWAIAGFLAGGTIAGLVGAGSSALAVYFARRVITPAARHEDQEVLAVIRGDRGLQVILAATPDSTIDGVFSLFFSGGKGHARIGRIVSYSPAEQTVLREVEEVYSGDLSEARRAWWSGATYPDPAAIGLAAEDVDIAVDGGKAPAWLIRAEASAASPVCAIMVHGRGATRLEGLRAVRTARELGMDSLLISYRNDGLAPSAPDGRYGLGSTEWRDVEAAIEYAVDHGAQEIVLFGWSMGGAISLQTADLSKHRHLIRALVLDAPVINWVNVMAHHAEMNRIPYNVGRYGQMMLSHPLGRRLTGLSAPVDLKAMDWEARAVELRTPTLLIHSVDDDYVPFGPSASLAEKNPEMVTFEPFDGARHTKEWNVDPERWERLVRAWLQRQLAPRNNPGQTGSAAVQAG
- a CDS encoding benzoate/H(+) symporter BenE family transporter, producing MPSASPSTRNRATRETLGPPITAGIVTALVGFTSSFAVVLAGLQAVGANQAQASSGLLALTLTFGLGILWLAWRSRMPVTLAWSTPGAALLASAGMVDGGWPAAVGAFLMVGVLIVLTGLLPVLGRLMATIPTALAQAMLAGVLLPLCLAPFKSLGSAPLFVAPVVVCWVVLMKFAPRWSVPASLLVALAAIGIHIVSNGVHVPGDGLLPRLEWTTPTFTVEAAVGLALPLFIVTMASQNIPGVAVLKSFGYTTPWRSSMLVTGAGTMVGAPFGGHAINLAALSAALAAGEEAGKDHSRRWIAAFVSGLAYLVLAALSAALVTLVAAAPSGLLEAVAGLALLGTLASSISSALAVAEERIPACITFLLAASGLSFAGVGAAFWALAGGILVRWMLKSREPLQKP
- a CDS encoding sulfurtransferase, whose amino-acid sequence is MSYPVEQNEKFAAYANPERLVSTEWLAAAIADGAITDGKLVVVESDEDVLLYETGHIPGAVKIDWHTDLNDEVTRDYVDGAAFAALAASKGISRDSTVVIYGDKSNWWAAYALWVFTLFGHEDVRLLDGGRDKWIAEGRELTTDVSRPAVGEYPEVERNDAPIRAFKEDVLAHLGNPLIDVRSPEEYTGQRTHMPAYPEEGALRGGHIPTAASIPWARAAAEDGTYRSREELEALYLGEAGLEPGADVVAYCRIGERSSHTWFALKYLLGFDSVRNYDGSWTEWGNAVRVPIVKGADRGSVPASLVRS
- a CDS encoding antitoxin; the encoded protein is MPVGLIDDLKGKAQGLIQGNEEAIKNGIDKAGDFVDQKTGGKYAGHVDKVQNAASDFVAKNDGKPAQAPVTDEPKQP